From the Tripterygium wilfordii isolate XIE 37 chromosome 6, ASM1340144v1, whole genome shotgun sequence genome, one window contains:
- the LOC120000337 gene encoding gamma-tubulin complex component 5-like isoform X2: MITAAEISLHLLDHLYNKLDEVCLVQGGEEEVYQMLLHIFVGSLLPYIEILDSWLFEGTLDDPFEEMFFYANSAVSVDEADFWEKSYQLRLVQHQKLDGDLSVLIGVSDHMTSTNDKKDMGVRESVSISSTVKGKEQNNRDLQACPVFIKDMAKSIVSAGKSLQLIRHVPVTSSALYSNSSYNDMNHRGSFNTDDDLSNTHRGQSTGGLTLSEIFCVSLAGLIGHGDHISGYFLRDNLCKTNVVRNSLSGLNIRNLESGSSDTFPPLMFSEKIWHKLVVDTSLQKGVINLESANQYGSTCFDSKQEYVAADYGDELLQQKSFCPENPILTVCRMLLMRNRDGWRTLNLSRNFNLPPLNDGALLKAVFGQEQGPSSAVKGTNYALGFQFGESEHLRLQSDTKLLEVLFPFPTLLPSFQDDNRMSELMPFQNNSTLASRVLNWIQNVEPRTTTLPAVIVQECLTVYLKKQVDCIGRLILSKLMNDWKLMEELAVLRAIYLLGSGDLLQHFLTVIFNKLDKGETWDDDFELNTILQESIRNSADEMLLSAPDSLVVSITKNNAFDGDEQPVVATLSTPLKIRAQIFGIDGLDSLKFTYKVSWPLELIANTEAIKKYNQVMGFLLRVKRAKFVLDKARRWMWKGRGTATSGRKHHWLVEQKLLHFVDAFHQYVMDRVYHSAWRELCDGMAAAGSLDEVIDVHEAYLLSIQRQCFVVPDKLWALIASRINSILGLALEFYSIQQTLSSGGTVSAIKARCEMEVDRIEKQFDDCIAFLLRVLSFKLNVGHFPHLADLVTRINYNHFYMSDSGNLMTASGSETVASRLGKAFAAKHTD; this comes from the exons ATGATTACAGCTGCAGAAATTTCTCTTCATCTGCTCGACCATCTTTACAATAAGCTGGATGAAGTTTGTCTTGTACAGGGTGGAGAG GAAGAAGTGTATCAGATGCTTCTTCATATATTTGTCGGAAGTTTGCTGCCATATATTGAGATTCTTGATTCCTGGCTTTTTGAAGGAACACTTGATGATCCTTTTGAGGAG ATGTTCTTCTATGCTAATAGTGCAGTCTCGGTTGATGAGGCTGACTTCTGGGAGAAGAGCTATCAGTTGAGATTAGTACAGCATCAGAAGTTAGATGGTGATCTCTCTGTCCTTATTGGCGTTAGTGATCATATGACCTCAACGAATGACAAGAAGGACATGGGTGTAAGGGAATCTGTTTCTATATCTAGTACTGTGAAAGGAAAAGAACAAAACAATAGAGACTTGCAAGCTTGTCCTGTTTTTATTAAGGACATGGCTAAGTCAATTGTGTCCGCTGGGAAATCATTGCAACTGATCCGGCATGTTCCTGTAACATCCTCAGCACTATACAGCAATAGTAGTTACAATGACATGAATCACCGTGGGAGTTTCAATACTGATGATGATTTGAGTAACACTCATCGTGGGCAGAGCACAGGAGGGTTGACCTTGTCTGAAATATTTTGTGTTTCATTAGCAGGTCTTATTGGCCATGGGGATCACATTTCTGGCTACTTTTTGAGGGATAACCTTTGCAAAACTAATGTTGTCAGAAACTCACTCTCTGGCTTGAATATACGGAATCTAGAGAGTGGGAGTAGTGATACTTTTCCACCTCTGATGTTCTCAGAGAAGATTTGGCATAAGCTTGTGGTTGATACATCATTGCAAAAAGGAGTGATCAATTTAGAATCTGCAAATCAATATGGAAGTACTTGTTTTGACTCAAAACAAGAGTATGTGGCTGCAGACTATGGGGATGAGTTGCTTCAGCAGAAGTCGTTCTGTCCTGAGAATCCAATCCTTACTGTGTGCCGCATGCTACTTATGAGAAATAGGGATGGCTGGAGAACATTAAACTTATCTAGAAATTTCAATCTTCCCCCGTTAAATGATGGGGCTTTGCTTAAGGCTGTTTTTGGTCAGGAGCAGGGGCCATCTTCCGCAGTTAAAGGAACGAATTATGCATTGGGTTTTCAGTTTGGTGAATCTGAACATCTTCGTTTGCAAAGCGACACAAAATTGTTAGAAGTTTTGTTTCCCTTTCCGAcccttcttccttcttttcag GATGACAACCGTATGTCAGAGCTCATGCCTTTCCAGAATAACAGCACTCTTGCATCCAGAGTTCTCAACTGGATTCAAAATGTTGAACCCAGAACTACTACACTTCCAGCAGTTATTGTGCAGGAATGCCTAACTGTATATTTAAAAAAGCAG GTTGATTGTATTGGCAGGCTTATATTGTCGAAGTTAATGAATGACTGGAAATTGATGGAGGAACTTGCTGTATTgcgtgctatatacttgttagGTTCAG GTGATCTGTTGCAGCACTTTTTAACTGTCATTTTCAATAAGCTGGATAAGGGGGAAACCTGGGATGATGATTTTGAGTTGAACACAATACTTCAG GAATCCATTCGGAACTCAGCTGACGAAATGCTTCTAAGTGCTCCAGATTCTTTGGTTGTGTCCATCACAAAAAATAATGCTTTTGATGGTGATGAGCAACCTGTTGTGGCTACACTTTCAACGCCTCTTAAAATTCGTGCACAAATCTTTGGAATTGATGGCCTTGATTCACTAAAATTTACATACAAG GTCTCTTGGCCACTTGAACTTATTGCTAATACAGAAGCAATAAAGAAGTATAACCAG GTGATGGGGTTCTTGTTGAGGGTCAAACGTGCAAAATTTGTACTTGATAAAGCTCGAAGATGGATGTGGAAG GGTAGAGGCACTGCAACAAGCGGCCGCAAGCACCACTGGTTAGTGGAGCAGAAACTACTGCACTTTGTGGATGCCTTTCACCAATACGTTATGGACAGA GTATATCACAGTGCATGGCGTGAACTTTGTGATGGTATGGCAGCAGCTGGGTCTCTGGATGAAGTCATTGATGTGCATGAGGCCTACTTACTATCAATTCAACGCCAATGTTTTGTAGTTCCAGACAAATTG TGGGCTTTGATTGCAAGTCGAATCAACAGCATCCTTGGATTAGCTCTAGAGTTCTACTCCATACAGCAGACGTTGAGTAGCGGTGGAACAGTTTCTGCAATCAAGGCCAGATGTGAAATGGAAGTGGACCGAATTGAAAAGCAATTTGATGATTGCATTGCCTTCCTCCTAAGA GTTCTGTCTTTCAAGCTAAATGTGGGGCACTTTCCTCATTTGGCTGATTTGGTTACTAGAATCAATTACAACCACTTCTACATGTCTGATAGTGGAAACTTGATGACTGCCTCAGGCTCTGAAACTGTTGCTTCAAGATTGGGGAAAGCCTTTGCTGCTAAACACACTGATTAA